A genomic stretch from Phocoena phocoena chromosome 9, mPhoPho1.1, whole genome shotgun sequence includes:
- the FAM131B gene encoding protein FAM131B isoform X1, which translates to MGCIGSRTVGNEVIAVDWKGLKDVDQINMDSTSSLHGSSLHRPSTEQTRTDFSWDGINLSMEDTTSILPKLKRNSNAYGIGALAKSSFSGISRSMKDHVTKPTAMGQGRVAHMIEWQGWGKAPAIQPQHSHEAVRRDTDAYSDLSDGEKEARFLAGVMEQFAISEATLMAWSSMDGEDMSVNSAQEPLGCNYSDNYQELMESQDALAQAPMDGWPHSYVSQGMYCLGSSDAWEASDQSLIASPATGSYLGPAFDDSQPSLHEMGPSQPASGYPAQEPPALLGGDTDWAPGVGGVDLARGPAEEEKRPLAPEEEEDAGCRDLESLSPREDPEMPTALSRKVSDVTSSGVQSFDEEEGEANN; encoded by the exons ATGGGCTGCATCGGCTCCCGGACCGTGG GAAATGAAGTGATAGCCGTGGACTGGAAGGGCCTGAAGGATGTGGACCAAATCAACATGGACAGCACCAGCTCGCTGCACGGAAGCAGCCTCCACCGGCCATCCACTGAG CAAACCCGGACTGACTTCTCCTGGGATGGCATCAAT CTCTCCATGGAGGACACCACTTCCATTCTTCCGAAGCTTAAGCGAAACTCTAACGCCTATGGCATTGGGGCCCTGGCCAAGTCATCGTTCTCAG GGATCTCGCGAAGCATGAAGGACCATGTGACAAAGCCCACAGCCATGGGGCAGGGCCGGGTGGCTCACATGAttgagtggcagggctgggggaaggcaCCAGCCATTCAGCCGCAACACAGCCACGAGGCCGTGCGCAGGGATACAGATGCCTACTCCGACCTCAGCGATGGCGAGAAGGAGGCACGTTTCCTAGCAG GCGTCATGGAACAGTTTGCTATCTCCGAGGCCACTCTCATGGCCTGGTCCTCCATGGATGGTGAGGACATGAGTGTCAACTCCGCCCAGGAGCCATTGGGCTGCAATTACAGTGACAACTACCAGGAATTGATGGAGAGTCAGG ATGCCCTTGCTCAAGCCCCAATGGATGGATGGCCTCACTCCTATGTGTCCCAGGGCATGTACTGTCTGGGGTCATCGGATGCCTGGGAAGCAAGCGACCAGTCCCTCATTGCCTCTCCGGCCACAGGATCCTATCTGGGCCCTGCATTTGATGACTCACAGCCTAGCTTGCACGAAATGGGACCTTCCCAACCTGCTTCGGGATACCCTGCTCAGGAGCCTCCAGCTTTGCTGGGGGGAGATACTGACTGGGCTCCAGGGGTGGGCGGGGTGGACCTGGCCAGGGGCCCTGCCGAGGAGGAGAAGAGGCCATTGGCGCCCGAGGAGGAAGAGGATGCGGGATGCCGGGACCTGGAGTCGCTTTCCCCACGAGAAGACCCCGAGATGCCCACCGCTCTCAGCCGGAAGGTGTCTGACGTCACATCCTCAGGCGTGCAGTCCTTTgatgaggaggagggagaggccaaCAACTAG
- the FAM131B gene encoding protein FAM131B isoform X2: MGCIGSRTVGNEVIAVDWKGLKDVDQINMDSTSSLHGSSLHRPSTELSMEDTTSILPKLKRNSNAYGIGALAKSSFSGISRSMKDHVTKPTAMGQGRVAHMIEWQGWGKAPAIQPQHSHEAVRRDTDAYSDLSDGEKEARFLAGVMEQFAISEATLMAWSSMDGEDMSVNSAQEPLGCNYSDNYQELMESQDALAQAPMDGWPHSYVSQGMYCLGSSDAWEASDQSLIASPATGSYLGPAFDDSQPSLHEMGPSQPASGYPAQEPPALLGGDTDWAPGVGGVDLARGPAEEEKRPLAPEEEEDAGCRDLESLSPREDPEMPTALSRKVSDVTSSGVQSFDEEEGEANN, encoded by the exons ATGGGCTGCATCGGCTCCCGGACCGTGG GAAATGAAGTGATAGCCGTGGACTGGAAGGGCCTGAAGGATGTGGACCAAATCAACATGGACAGCACCAGCTCGCTGCACGGAAGCAGCCTCCACCGGCCATCCACTGAG CTCTCCATGGAGGACACCACTTCCATTCTTCCGAAGCTTAAGCGAAACTCTAACGCCTATGGCATTGGGGCCCTGGCCAAGTCATCGTTCTCAG GGATCTCGCGAAGCATGAAGGACCATGTGACAAAGCCCACAGCCATGGGGCAGGGCCGGGTGGCTCACATGAttgagtggcagggctgggggaaggcaCCAGCCATTCAGCCGCAACACAGCCACGAGGCCGTGCGCAGGGATACAGATGCCTACTCCGACCTCAGCGATGGCGAGAAGGAGGCACGTTTCCTAGCAG GCGTCATGGAACAGTTTGCTATCTCCGAGGCCACTCTCATGGCCTGGTCCTCCATGGATGGTGAGGACATGAGTGTCAACTCCGCCCAGGAGCCATTGGGCTGCAATTACAGTGACAACTACCAGGAATTGATGGAGAGTCAGG ATGCCCTTGCTCAAGCCCCAATGGATGGATGGCCTCACTCCTATGTGTCCCAGGGCATGTACTGTCTGGGGTCATCGGATGCCTGGGAAGCAAGCGACCAGTCCCTCATTGCCTCTCCGGCCACAGGATCCTATCTGGGCCCTGCATTTGATGACTCACAGCCTAGCTTGCACGAAATGGGACCTTCCCAACCTGCTTCGGGATACCCTGCTCAGGAGCCTCCAGCTTTGCTGGGGGGAGATACTGACTGGGCTCCAGGGGTGGGCGGGGTGGACCTGGCCAGGGGCCCTGCCGAGGAGGAGAAGAGGCCATTGGCGCCCGAGGAGGAAGAGGATGCGGGATGCCGGGACCTGGAGTCGCTTTCCCCACGAGAAGACCCCGAGATGCCCACCGCTCTCAGCCGGAAGGTGTCTGACGTCACATCCTCAGGCGTGCAGTCCTTTgatgaggaggagggagaggccaaCAACTAG